The following coding sequences are from one Culex quinquefasciatus strain JHB chromosome 1, VPISU_Cqui_1.0_pri_paternal, whole genome shotgun sequence window:
- the LOC119768358 gene encoding uncharacterized protein LOC119768358 yields MKVFVVFSMAVAIASCVAVDHSNQHNHGNWEDEQKHIYDFSEHQDQYDHHQHHHDVYDQRQNHYGHDEQDHHYQHHHENSHTWDVKKDEKHFVTKKIPVPYPVEVEKHVPVHVNVPYPVHKETKVPVVVEKKYPVYVEKKYPVQVDRPVPYPVEVKVPVYKKEYVEVPKPYTVHVEKPYPVYVKQPVYIEKPVPYTLIIKKTQKKPMWG; encoded by the exons ATGAAG GTGTTCGTTGTGTTCTCCATGGCCGTGGCCATCGCCAGCTGCGTGGCAGTCGACCACTCCAACCAGCACAACCACGGAAACTGGGAAGATGAGCAGAAGCACATCTACGACTTTTCCGAGCATCAGGACCAGTACGATCATCACCAGCACCATCACGACGTGTACGATCAACGCCAGAACCATTACGGACATGACGAGCAGGACCACCACTACCAGCACCACCACGAGAACAGTCACACCTGGGACGTCAAGAAGGACGAGAAACACTTCGTCACCAAGAAGATCCCCGTTCCATACCCGGTTGAGGTGGAAAAGCACGTCCCAGTGCACGTGAATGTTCCATACCCGGTGCACAAGGAAACCAAGGTCCCCGTGGTCGTCGAGAAGAAGTACCCGGTGTACGTGGAGAAGAAGTACCCCGTCCAGGTTGATCGCCCGGTGCCGTACCCGGTAGAGGTGAAGGTGCCCGTGTACAAGAAGGAATACGTCGAGGTCCCGAAGCCGTACACAGTTCATGTCGAGAAGCCTTATCCGGTGTACGTGAAGCAGCCGGTCTACATCGAGAAACCAGTGCCGTACACCCTGATCATCAAGAAGACCCAGAAGAAGCCAATGTGGGGTTAA